One stretch of Euphorbia lathyris chromosome 7, ddEupLath1.1, whole genome shotgun sequence DNA includes these proteins:
- the LOC136235408 gene encoding peroxisomal nicotinamide adenine dinucleotide carrier-like, with translation MSKSDAVANGLAGAGGGIIAQIITYPLQTVNTRQQTERLAKKKINNQQLVDSPAKRPGTLLQIVQVIKTEGWGGLYSGLKPSLLGTAASQGIYYYFYQVFKNRAEAIAAARKAKGRGDGSVGMFSWLVVAAIAGSLNVLFTIPIWVLVTRMQTHTQAERKIMEGKKEALSREASESGLTGSALQDKLDELDSIKPHPYGTLHAASEVYNEAGITGFWKGIIPTLIMVCNPSIQFMIYETSLKHLREKRYASKQGHKNVSALEVFLLGALAKLGATVTTYPLLVVKSRLQAKQEIGGSNSLRYSGTLDAIIKMIRYEGLSSFYKGMGTKIVQSVFAASVLFMIKEELVKAYILLADKSKKVILKLRN, from the exons ATGTCCAAGTCAGATGCAGTTGCGAATGGACTAGCCGGAGCTGGTGGTGGTATTATCGCTCAGATTATCACTTATCCTCTTCAAACT GTAAATACGCGACAGCAGACGGAGAGACTTGCGAAGAAGAAGATCAATAATCAGCAACTTGTTGATTCTCCTGCTAAACGCCCTGGAACTCTTCTTCAAATCGTTCAG GTAATTAAAACCGAAGGTTGGGGTGGACTTTACAGTGGCCTCAAACCTTCTCTGCTCGGAACTGCTGCTTCTCAG GGCATCTATTACTACTTTTATCAAGTTTTTAAAAACAGAGCTGAAGCCATTGCAGCTGCGCGTAAAGCCAAAGGGCGAGGAGATGGTAGCGTTGGCATGTTTTCTTGGCTTGTTGTGGCTGCAATAGCTGG GTCACTGAACGTATTGTTTACAATTCCAATATGGGTTCTAGTGACTCGTATGCAG ACACATACGCAAGCAGAAAGAAAAATTATGGAGGGAAAGAAAGAAGCTTTATCGAGGGAAGCTTCCGAAAGTGGCTTGACAGGTTCAGCTTTACAAGATAAATTGGATGAACTTGATTCGATAAAACCTCATCCTTATGGAACTTTGCATGCG GCATCTGAAGTTTATAATGAAGCTGGAATCACTGGATTTTGGAAAGGCATCATCCCTACCCTTATTATG GTGTGCAATCCATCCATCCAGTTCATGATTTATGAGACTTCTTTAAAGCACCTTAGGGAAAAACGATATGCGAGCAAGCAAGGGCATAAAAATGTATCTGCTCTAGAG GTCTTCTTACTTGGGGCCTTGGCAAAACTTGGAGCAACTGTCACAACATACCCCTTGTTGGTTGTCAag TCAAGGCTTCAAGCAAAACAGGAGATTGGGGGAAGTAATTCATTGAGATACTCAG GTACTCTTGATGCTATAATTAAAATGATCCGTTATGAAGGTTTATCCAGTTTTTACAAGGGGATGGGCACAAAGATAGTACAAAGTGTTTTTGCAGCCTCTGTCCTTTTCATGATTAAGGAGGAACTTGTTAAGGCTTACATATTGCTGGCAGATAAGAGCAAGAAAGTTATATTGAAACTCAGAAATTGA